The window AGCATCTTTCAAGGCTTTTCTTACCTGCTCCGGTTCGATTGGCGACCCCCAGGGCGCTTCCACACTGACAACTTCCGCCCCGCACCTTCCGGCCACGTCGCGGAGCCTCTGCCCGAAGACCCCCTTGACGCAGACGACAACCCTGTCTCCAGGCTCCACCAGGTTGACCATCACCGTCTCCATCCCGGCGCTCCCCGTGCCCGACATGGGCAGGGTCAGCTCGTTTCTGGTCTGGAAAGCGTATCGAAGCAGTTCCATCGTCTCATTCATTACTTCCATGAACTGGGGATCGAGGTGGCCCAGCATGCTGCTGGACATGGCCCGCAAGACCCGCGAAGAGGTTTCCACGGGACCCGGACCCAGTAAAAGGCGGAATCCTGGGTTCAACTGTCCGAATTCGGCGTTCACTTTTTCTCCTCCTTTTGGTTTAAGAGTTCAATTTTCTACACACCGGAAACCAGGCACGCTCTCCCCAATTGCGGCGCTTCTCAATTCCCCGCAGCCGCATACCGGCCAGCATGCCAGCATATGATTTAATTCTCTTTTGAAGGGGAAACACCTTCTTCAACTTCCTACCCGTCATAAAAACCCTTTGAGCAAAATAATAATAAAAAGAATGCGCAAAAGTATATCGGCGGGGGTGGACTTGTGAAAAAGAGCCTCAGAACAGCGACGTCGCTTTCGCTTTTGCTCGCGCTTATCCTGTTGAATCTCGTCCTTTACCGGGGAATACTCCCTGTTTACAAAGACCGGCTGCGCTGGGAATCAACAGGCAAAATCATCTGGAGAGTTCCCGTTGACCAGAAGCTCATCGCGCTCACCTTCGACGACGGGCCGAGCCCCACCTTTACGCCGCAGGTCCTCGACGTGCTCAATCAATTCGGGGTCAAGGCCACGTTTTTCGTTGTCGGCAGGCAGGTGGAAAAGTTCCCGGCAATCCTGGTGAGAGAAGCCAGGGAAGGGCATACCGTCGGCAACCACATGTACACCCACAGCAGGGTAGATAAACTCTCTTTGGAAGCCTTGATCGACGACCTGCGCCGGGCCGATCAGTTGATTTACAACTTGAGCGGCACGAGGCCTCATTTTTTCCGTCCCCCCGACGGTTATTACGACGAAAAAATCGTGGCAGCTGCCGAAGCTTTAAACTACCAGGTAGTTATCTGGACCTGGTCGCAGGACACGCGAGACTGGTCAAACATTTCCGCCAGGACCATTTCCGAGAGGGTCCTCCAAAACGCAAGACCCGGCGATATCATCCTTATGCACGACCAGGGCGGAGACCGGAGCAATACCCTGGAAGCGTTGAAGCTGATCCTGCCGGGCTTGCTAGAGAAAGGCTACAAGCCTGTGACCTTGGATGAACTGGTTGAGTCCAGAGCCAAAAAACCAGGCAATTCAGTCCAGGACCAGCTTCATGCACAGGCTCGTCGCCGGGCAGGCGGTACTTAGGGCCGATCCTTCCAGGAGCTTGGTGGGAGCATCAGCAAGCGTCGTCCCGGCAAAGCCCCATCTTTCCATGTACCTGCCGGCCGTGGCAGTAAGCAGGTAGACTTCCCGGCAGCCCGCTTCTTTAGCCTTGCGCAGGGCTTCTTCCACCAAAGCTGCGCCCAGACCTGCTTTTCGCCATTCTGGCCGGACGGCCAGCGAACGAAGCAGTGCCGCATCCCCGGCGCGCTCCAACCCGATCACGCCGGCGATGCCGGTTATGTCGCCGACCAGGTAATTCGAGATGTTTTCCCTGTCTATGCCCGCTGCTGTGAGGCCGGCATCCGCCAGCAGGCTGCACACATCATCAAAGTCTTCCCCGCTTGCCGGGCGGATCAGGTAATCCCTGCCGGCGCAAAGGACCATGGCTGGTTTTTTCGCCTTGACAAACGCGCTGACCACGGTTCCGCTCAGCTCGCTCCAGTCGCCTTTGTAAAACCGCGCGGCATTCGTCCCGGCCAAATTTCCGGCAAAATCATATTCCCTGGTCACCGTGATTTCAACATCCCTGAAACCGGCCTCCAAAAGATGCTTTCTGTACTCATCCTCCAGGAGCGCGCCTGCAATGCAGGAGGTCCAGCGCTCCAGGTCCTGCAGCGCTTCGGGCGGCAGCGGCCTTTTGAGGACAATGTCCGAAACGGCAAACCTGCCGCCGGGCTTGAGGACCCGGAAGGCTTCCCGGATCACCTTGCCCTTGTCGCCCGACAGATTGATCACGCAGTTGGAAATCACCACATCGACCGAATTGTCGGGAAGCGGGATTTCTTCAATGTATCCCTGCAAAAACTCCACATTCTTGATTCCTGCTTTTTCCTGGTTTTTTTTGGCTTCTCTCAGCATTTCCCCGGTCATGTCCAGCCCGTACGCCTTGCCGTAAGGCCCGACGCGCCTGGCCGACAGCAACACGTCCAGCCCGGCGCCGCTGCCCAGGTCCAGCACGGTCTCGCCGGGATGAAGGTCAGCCAGCATCGCCGGGTTGCCGCAGCCAAACGAAGACTCCAGCAGGCCGGCTGGCAGTCCTTCAATTTCGCCCTGCCCGTAAATCCCGCCGGTTATGAGGCCGGTTGCCGCCTTATCCCCGTTCCCGCAGCAGCCTCCTTGCGTTTCTCCGCCGCAGCACCCCTTCTTGTCCATGATCGCCCGGGCGTACCTTTTTCGCACCGCTTCGCGGATCGTTTCGATTTCCATACTCTCATTCTCTCCTTTGTTAACAGCATTTCTCGTCTTCCAGGACCTTCAGAAGCATTTCCAGGCTCTCTACGACCTGCTGCCTTTTATCTGCCGGTATGGCGCCAAGCACCTTCCCAAAATACGAGTCCATCTTTTCTTCTATCGCCCGGCAGGACGCCATGCCTTTCCCCGTTAGCCTGATCGCGACAGAGCGGCGGTTCTCAGGGTTTATCTCCCGTTCGACCAGGCCGCAGCTTGCCAGACCCTCGACCGTCCTGCTCGCCGTGCTTTTGTCCAGGTTCAACCTGCCGGCCAGGTCATTAAGCGACAATTCCCCGCTCCTCCCGATCTCAATCAGCGCGTGGCACTGGGCAAGGGTTATCCCGCAGCAGGACGCTTCCGCTTTCTGCAGGACTCCCGTTCTTCTCACCAGCAGCCGGATCGCCTCCCTCAACCTGCCGGCCAAACCCGCATCTTCCACACCCGTCACCTCCTGCTTATTATTGTAATATAAAACAGTTGTATTTTACAACTATTTTTTCGCGGCCAATATTTCGCTGCCGGATGTTAAATATTTCCTTGAATATTTCCAAGGCCCTGTTGCCTTTCGCTAAAAAAGCACCTATAATAAGAAGATAAGAGTTATAACCAAATATTTAAATTCATGATTTCATGTTCATTTTATGTAGGAGGTTAAATAAATGAGGAGGTTTAAGCGATGAATGAACAGGTTGCTAAAAAGCTGTCATTTTTGGACCGCTATCTGACCTTGTGGATATTCCTGGCTATGGCCGTAGGGCTTGGGGCGGGATATGCGTTCCCCAAAATGGCCGATTTTTGGGGGAAATTCCAGGTGGGAACCACCAACTTGGCCATCGCGATAGGACTTATTCTAATGATGTACCCTCCCCTGGCCAAAGTGCGCTACGAAGAGCTGCCGACCGTCTTTCAAGACAAAAAGCTGCTCACCCTGTCATTGATTCAAAACTGGGTGGTCGGTCCCGTGGTGATGTTTATCCTGGCTGTTTTGCTGTTGCCTGACAAACCAGAGCTAATGACCGGCGTTATCCTGGTGGGGCTTGCCCGCTGCATCGCCATGGTGCTGGTGTGGAACGACCTGGCCGGCGGCCACCCGGAATACGTGGCTGGTCTGGTGGCCTTCAACGCCATATTTCAGGTGCTCACCTATTCCATATACGCCTATATCTTTTTAACGGTCATCCCGGCCTGGCTGGGTCTTTCCAGCGTGGTAGTCGATGTTTCCATGGGTGAAATCGCCAAGAGCGTGTTTATTTACCTGGGTATTCCCTTTCTGGCCGGCTACATAAGCCGTTCCGTGCTGGTCAAGTCCAGGGGCCGGGACTGGTATGAGCAAAACTATATACCGCGCGTCAGCCGTTTAACCCTGATCGCGCTGCTGTTTACTATTTTTGTCATGTTCTCCTTGAAGGGTGAAGTGATAATTACGCTGCCCCTGGACGTCATCAGGGTCGTGATCCCCCTGACCTTATACTTTGTGTTCATGTGGCTGGTTACCTTCTTTATCGGCAAGTGGATCGGCGCAGATTATCCCAGGACGACCACCATCGCTTTCACTGCCGCCAGCAACGATTTCGAGCTGGCCATCGCCGTGGCGGTGGCGGTATTCGGCATCCACTCGGCCCAGGCCTTCGCCACCGTGATCGGCCCGCTGGTGGAGGTGCCGGTGTTGATAAGCCTGGTCAACGTGGCGCTGTATTTCCGGCGCAAATACTTCCGCCATGAACTGCCGTGAGCCTGATGACAGCAAAACGCCCGGGGCCGCCGTCGGCTCCCGGGCATATCTATCTATGCGCAGACCGCAGATTTCCGGGTTAACCAATGCCCGCCAGTCTCAAACCATGTTGCCGAAAACAAGCCCGGTGAGGGTGGCCATGACAATAACCAGGAGAACATAAGTCACGGTTTTCTTTGTTCCCATAATGCTGCGGATGACCAGCATGTTGGGCAGGCTTAAAGCCGGGCCGGCCAACAACAGCGCCAGGACCGGACCTTTGCCCATGCCGGCTCCCATCAAACCCTGGATAATGGGCACTTCGGTCAGGGTGGCAAAATACATGAAGGCTCCCACGACGGAGGCAATAAGGTTGGCTCCCAACGAATTGCCGCCTACCAGGGCTGAAATCCACCTTGAGGGAATGATTCCGCCATCAGTGCCCGGGCGTCCCATCAGAAAACCGGCCACCAGTACTCCGCCCAGGAGAAGAGGCAAAATCTTTTTGGCAAAATCCCAGGAAGAATCAACCCATTGAGTGAGTTCTTCCTTGTCGAACCAGCGCATCAGGATATAAGCCAGTATGGCCAGCAAGACAAATGTTATCGGCCAGTGGATTTTATAGACGAAGTGCCAGAATCCTTCCTGAGACTGGGGTTTGGCCCAGGCGGCAAAAATCAGGATAAAAACGAGATTGGCAAAGTATAAAAGGTTTTGCCACCCCTTTCTTCTTTCTTCACCCCCGTTATCGCCAAGGTCAAGACCTTCCCTGCCGGCATCTTCCTTGCCGTAAAGCAGGGCCATGATTAATCCGATTATTACTGCGAACAGCACTGCTCCCACTGCACGCGCCACACCCAGTTCCCAGCCCAGGACCCGGGCGGTGAGGATGATGGCCAGCACGTTAATAGCCGGGCCGGAATAAAGGAAGGCCACAGCGGGACCAATTCCGGCGCCCCTTGTATATATCCCGGCAAACAGAGGCAAAACCGTGCAGGAGCATACTGCCAGCACGGCTCCCGAGACTGACGCCACCGAGTAGGAAAGCCATTTCTTGGCCCCGGAGCCGAAATACTTCAGGACCGCATTTTGGGAGACAAAGATGGCAATCGCGCCGGCGATAAAGAAAGCGGGAACAAGACAAAAAAGCACATGTTCCCGGGCGTACTCATTCAACATTTTAAACGCTTCCAGGGTGGCCGCCGCCACGGCAGAGTTATTGAAGGGCATCAGGTAGGCGACCAGAAAAACCCCCAGGTAAAGCATGAATTTTTGCCATTCTTTCATTTTCATATTACCTCTGAATAATCATATTTAAATAATTTTATTTGAACTCCCTAAAAATGTCCCTCAGAATACCTGTTTATAAGGAAGAGACGCCTTGATGATCTTGGTTGTCTCTTCCTTGGAGGGCACTTTCCCGGAAAGTTTCACTTTCCCGTCGATAATCAGACCGGGGGTCATTAAGATGCTGGTTTTGGCGATTTCTTTGAGGTCGGAAATCTTTCCTATTTGAGCGTCCACGTTTAATTCCTGCACTGCTTCGCGGACAACTTCCTCGAGCTTTTTGCATTTTGCGCACCCTGTGCCGACAATTTTAATATCCACGATTGCACCTCCATGAGTTTATTTTAATAAATGCTGATTTTATTTAAAGGAATAGTCAATAACCGGGTACCAGTTTTTCGCCATTTTTTCATCTCTCCTCGATTTATATAAATATATTTTTATATGATTATATTACTTAATCGGTCGGCGGATTGCAAACACTTTCAGGGAGGCAAAATGAATGAATGAAAGCATATTATTCAAATTAGGCATCATTTTTGCCATCTAGCTTCTGATATCGACGATTTATGTTCATAAGAACATTATGGAACAAGATAACTGAGCACCTCCAAGCGGTCTTGTATTATTACTTTTTTGGTTTTACACCAAAATATAAGAACCACAGTCTTTCACTGTGGTCAGACAAGCTTCATGGTCCGCTAAATCTACTGATATAAGTATCATCTGTCTATTTTAATTTCTCCGCCGTTTAATGCAATATAACCTTTAAGATATTTTTCAGCGCTCTGCTGGCAGTGATAGCAGATAATTTCCACAGGAACAGGCCTCATACCCTGAAGGTAAACAGCCGATTGAAGGTCTTGGGCGGCATAGAGAAACCATTCCCTGGCGATTTCCCTATTGTTCATAAATAATAATCCCTTCGTTCATAATCTTGTGCTCCAAAGTAGTTGAAAGACGCGCCCGTTCCTCAAATTCTTCATTTCTATAGACTAAAAGGTCTACAGGCAGCGAAACAATATATGCCAAAGCCCGCCTTGCCTGTCTTAAAACCTCTATCTTTCTTTTGCTGCTATCATCAGTAATAATGCAAAGATCGATATCGCTTCCCTGATCTGGTTGACCATAAGCATAAGAACCAAACAGGTATATTTTCTTCGGGCTGAGGTTTTTCTGGAGAGCATCCACAACTCTGTTCAATTCTATGTAGTTTGTTATTTGTTCCATATGCACCACCCGGTTATATTATACTATTTATTGGTTCTATAATCATGATCTGACTATATTTTCCCCCCATATTTTTATACTCTAGACTCTAGAACATCTAACATTCCGAGAATTATGCTTGCCTGAGCTTCAGCTGTGCCTGCGGTAAAAGGATTCTTTTTCCGCTTCCCCGACCACCCTGTCCACCAGCCAGGCCATGAGAAGGATCCCCGGAACATTGAAGAGCAGGCGGGTAACGGCAAACCGGCTGCCCAGCGAAGTCAGCTCGAAAAGAAACATGGGGATCTTCATGGTGGACCATGCCCCAAGAAAGATGATGATGTTCCGGTACTTTACCCCTTTTTGGGCCATCAGTGCCGCAATCGGAAAAGCGGCATAAAGAGGCCCTGCGGCTGCCGCGCCGAGCAGAAAACTCAAACCGATCCCTTTTATCCCCGACTCTTCGCCCAAGTGCCGGATGACGGTCTCTCGCGGAACCCAGGTGTCCAGCAGGCCGAGGATCAGGAAGATCGGAGGGAGAACACCCAACATTTGAAGAAAGATGGCGGAGGTGTGCTTGAAAACAGTTCTGCCTTCGTCCGGATTATACGCGGCCAGCAACAAATCAATAACAAGGAGCAAAAAGAACCAGCGATACCTTTTCAATTCCGCCTTCATCCTACGACCACCCCGATCACCGCCGCAACAAAAAAGGAAAAGACGAAGCTGTAAAAGTTGCGGATCATGGTTTCACGGCGGCCGAAATATTTCGTTTCCAAGGGAGCGGTAACGAGCCCCACCATCATCAGGGTGGACACAAAGACGGCGATCTGCATCACCCCGGCCCCCTGCTTGAGCAATGACGCGGCCAGGGGAAAAGCCACAAACCCGGGTATCAGGGTGGCGGACCCGACCAGCGACGACAGGATCATTCCGGCGATACCGCTCTCTTGGCCAATCAGGGCAGCGATCGTCTCCGGCGAAAGGTAAGTCAGCATAATCCCGATAAGAGCCAAGACGACCGCAAAATCCGGCAGGATATTGGCAAAAGCCTTCCACGCCTTGATCAACGCCGTTTTGGTTTTCTTCGAGTCCCTGGCGTAAGACCAGACCAAAAAAACGGCCGCGGCAGCATATAAAAAAGCGGTAAACATCTCATATGTCACCAGCCTTTCGGTTTTTCGCTTTACGCGTAATTGTAATTATAATCAATACCGGCCGGCATTTCAATAATTTGGCATATGATAATTTTTATAAATTTAAATTCTTTTATATATGCTTGAAGACAACCATATGAGTTATAATAAATATAACAATAACGAAAAAATCAGGATGGAATCTTAAAATTCTGCTCTTTTAAGGAGGTTAACATGGCCGACAAGTATTCAAGGGCCGCCGAGCGCCTGAAAGCGGTCGCCGAACCCACGCGTCTCAAAATTGTGGAGATGCTCGCCGCGGAAGAAATGTGCGTGTGCGAAATAATCGACAGGCTGAGTCTCAGCCAGCCAGCCGTATCGCATCACCTCAAAACGCTGCGCCAGGCCGGTATCATTTCCGACCGAAAAGAGGGCAAATGGGTGTTTTATTCGCTCAACAAGGGCGAGTTCTGCAACCTGCTGCAGGACTTGCAGGCCGGGATTTCCCCGGATTACCCGGTTGCGGAAAAGCACGAGCCGACCATCCTCTGTCCGCTGGACAGCGATGCCCAAAACTGCTGAGGTTTTCCGCACAGCATACCGCAAACTCTACGGGCATTATCGCTCGGTTATCTCAAAAAGCTCATGGTCAGGTGCGCCTTCGATTCTCTCCATTTCCACTTCCGCCGCTTGCTTTATTACCAGGCGGTTATTTCCACGTGTCCAAACGCTGAAAGCAACCGAACAAGAAGGCTGGTGCTTAAACCGCGGAGGGTTGGAAAGCCTGGCCCGGGTAAGCCCCTGGACGACGTCTCCCAGGCAGGGACTCCCGACAACCTCGACCAAAAGCTGCGGGCAGTTTAGTTGGCCGAACCTTTCCTCGGCCGCCAGGGCCATCCTCACGGCCAGCAGCAGGTCCTTGCACTCTTCCTGGTGGTGGTTGAGGGCTTCCTTTTTTCTTGCCTCCCAGAGCTTTTTCTTTTCCAAGGGCTTGATGTACGGCGTTTTTGGCGAAAAGACAATATCCTGCTCAAAATAAGGTTTAAGGTCGATAACCGGCGTGCCGTCAATGGCGTCTAACCCCTCGACGTGCAGGACATTGCCTTCGACCCCTGTCAGCCTGACGAGCGAAAGCCCAACAGGATTCGGCCTGACCGGCGTCCTCAACCCGAAAACCCCGTATTCCGGCAGGTCCCTGTTGACACGGTAAGGCACCGTTTTCAGCAGGTCCCGGCGAGCCCGGTGAAACCAGGAAAGGACCCAAAAATGCGAGTGTTCCTGGACCCCGGTGAGGGCTTCCCGGTAAGGCAAAAATATCTCAATGGACGCCCTGCAGCCTCCCGCCGGGACCTCCGCCACCTCCCGGCAAGCGGAGCGCACGATCCCCACGGGTTCAATCTCAATGCTTGCCATCCTCATCTCCCCTTCTCCTTTGCCATATAAATCATCTTATCTATATTTCTATATTTTACAGCACCCTGTATCCTTGTCCTTCAATCGCGCCGATGATTTGCCCCAGTTCCACCCTGGAGGGATCGTATTCTATGCTCACCGTCTTTTCGGCCAGATTTACATCCACGTCTACTCCCAACCCGCCCAGGGCTTTTTCCACAGCAATCTTGCAATAGTCGGAGGACATCCCGTCTATGCTCAGTATAACACCAGCCACCCTTTTGCCTCCATCATTATTGAAATCTCATGGAGGTATTTTATCCTCAAAACAAGCGGTTATGCGCCGGGAACCTGTCACCTCCTTCAGGCTTTGCTCATAAAATATTAAAGCAATAACGGCCACCTGTTTCTACTCAACAATATGAGATGGGAGGAACAATAGATGGCAGAACCAGCGGCGCCTAAATCCGAACTGACGCCGGCCAAAAAACCGGCTTGCCCTCCTGAACCCGGGTCTGGCTACGGGCCGGGCTACGGATACGCCCCAGGGCACGGCAGCTGTCCCTACGGTTATGCACCCGGCTACGGGCCAATCAGCCCCTATTCATTCGGCCCCGGTTTCGTTCCCTATGAACCCGGCTACAATTACGGCCCTTACGGTTTTGGCCCAGGGCCCTTCGGCCCCGGCCCCGGCTCTCCTTTCGGCCCGGGGTATTTCCCCTGGACGGGTTATGGCTACTGCCCTTACTGCCACGGGCAGACAATCAAGCGGTAATCCTGTTGAAAAAACCCGCAGATTTAAGAATCCGCGGGTTTTTAATTTGCTGCCCGGCCCCTGCCATCCTGTACACGGCTGATCATTGACATCCCCTCTGGGTGGGTCTATTATTTTGTTGTAAATCCAAAAAACCGCCCGCAATCGGCATTGTCTTAAAACGGCGGTAGGGAGGTATTTTGTTTGAGCAAATACTGGAACCCGCTCCTGCGCAGCATCCAGCCCTACATTCCCGGCGAGCAGCCGCAAGATAAAAGGTACATCAAACTGAACACCAACGAAAACCCCTTCCCTCCTTCTCCCCGGGCGCTCGAAGCCATCAGGCGCGCCGCCGGGGAAGACTTGCGGCTCTATCCCGACCCGGATTGCCGGGAACTCCGGGAAACGCTGGCCTCCTCGTTCAATCTCGCGCCGGAACAGGTTTTTGTCGGCAACGGTTCCGACGAGGTGCTCGCTTTTTCTTTCCTGGCCTTTTTTGATCCCGGCCACCCCATCCTTTTCCCCGACATCACCTACAGCTTCTATCCTGTTTACGCGGCTCTCTTTAAGATTGAGCACCGGACCGTGCCGCTTTCCGCGGACTTTTCCCTGCCTGTTGAACCTTTCCTGCAAAAAAACGGCGGGATTGTCTTTCCCAATCCCAACGCGCCCACCGGAAAATTCCTCCCCCTGGACAAGGTGGAGCTTATCCTGGAGCGCAATCCGGAAAGCGTGGTAATAATAGACGAGGCGTATGTCGCTTTCGGCGGGGAATCAGCCGCGAGATTCGTCAACAAATACCCCAACCTGCTGATCACCAGCACCTTCTCCAAATCCCACTCGCTGGCCGGCCTGCGTGTAGGCTATGCCCTGGGAAACCGGGAATTAATCGACGGCCTCAACCGCGTCAAGGGCTCGTTCAATTCCTACACCCTTGACCGCCTGGCCCTGGCCGGAGCAAAAGAAGCCCTCCTGGACCGGGAATATTTTGAACAAACCAGGGCCGCCGTTATGGCCACCAGGGGGAAAACTGCCGAACGCCTGGCTGCGCTCGGATTCGAAGTCGTTCCTTCCTGCGCCAATTTCCTGTTTGTCAGCCACCGGACCGTCCGGGCCTCTAAAATTTACCGCCTGCTTAAGGAAAAAGGAATCCTGGTCCGCTATTTCAACAGGCCGCGCATCGACAATTTCCTTAGAATCTCCATCGGTTCGGACAAAGACATGGACAGCCTTCTTTCAGCCGTCGCCGAAACAGTCTCAAAACCTCAATAGCCTCTTTCAAAGTCCACCACGTTTAACAATTCGCCTTTCCCTCTCAAGTAGGCGCGCAGGTTGTGCCTGAGAACTCCCAGCGACTTTTCCAGGTATTTTATGCTGTTGCCGGCAACATGGGGAGTGATGAACACGTTTTCCATCTCCCACAGCGGGCTTGAAGGATCTAGCGGCTCCTCGTAAAAGACGTCGCTGACCATCCCTTTTATTTTTTTTGTCCGCAGGGCCTCGATGAGGTCCTGTTCATTCACTGTCTTTCCCCGTCCCACATTGATAAAGGACGCTGTAGGCTTCATCAGCTCAAAATATCTCCTGTCAATCAGCTTCTCGTTCTCCGGCGTGTATGGCAGGAGGTTCACCACATAATCGCTTTTTTTGAACACCTCGCTCATCTTTTCCGGGGTATACAATTCGTCTACGAAACCCGTTTCTTCAGGGTTCCTTTTCACGGCGACGACCTTCATTCCCATCCCGGCCGCCCTTTTGGCCACTTCCCGGCCGATCGCCCCCAACCCCAGGATGCCCAGGGTGGTGCCGTTTATCTCGTCCTGGTCAATAGAACGGTCCCATTTTTTTATGCCTTGGTTTTTGGCAAATAACGGAAAATTCCGGGCGAGCATAATCAAGGCGCAAATCACGTACTCGGCTATGTGGATGGTGGCGATGCTCCGGCCGCAGGTGAGTATTATCCCCCTTCTTTCAATCTCTTTCAACGGGTACGAATCGATGCCTGCAAACAGCGACTGTATCCACTTCAAGCCGGGAGCCGCCTGCAGCATCTCCACCGTGCAGGGGGTTGTAATCAGGATCTCAGCCCCGGCCAGGACTGCCGTCAAGTTCTCCTCGCTCGTGCACACCTCGAAACTGACCTCCGGGAACTCTTTGGCTAGTTCATTGAGGGGTCCTGCCGGCTGGCAAAAATAATTGATCACGGCTTTCTTCATGTTGACCTCCCATAATCTGTCGTTTTTGGTCGTTATGCTGTTTTCAGGGACCGCAAGGCGTTCAGCACCGCTGCCAGGGCTACGCCCGTGTCGGCGAACACCGCTCCCCACATGGTGGCGAACCCGCAGGCGCTCAACAGCAGCACCGCCCCTTTAACCCCCAGCGCCAGGAAAATGTTCTGCCACACGATTTTTTTCGTTTTACGGGCAATCCTCATCGCGGTCACAAGCCTGGACGGCTCGCCCGTCATCAACACCACATCGGCAGCCTCGATGGCGGCATCGGCTCCCAGCCCGCCCATTGCCACGCCTACATCGGCTCTGGCCAGCACCGGGGCGTCATTTAGCCCGTCGCCCACAAAAACAAGGCTGCCTTTGCCTTTGGTTTGGCACAGCCGCTCCATTCTTTCGACTTTTTCATGCGGGAGCAGCTCGCCGCACGCTTCGTCAAGCCCCAGCTCCCTGGCGACCTGGGCAGCGGCATCCCGCCTGTCGCCGCTCAACAGGCACACCCGTTTTACTCCCAGGCTTTTCAGCCCCTGGACTGCGTCACGGCTGTCCTCTTTCAGCTCGTCGACAATGAGGACGGACCCCCATAATTTCCCGTCAACGGCAAGATAAACCGTGGTCCCGTCCTCTTCTTCGCTCCGGATTTCAATGCCGGCATTCTCCATCAACCGGCGGTTCCCCGCCAGGATGGTTTTCCCGCCCGCTGTCGCCTTAACTCCGCCCCCCGCTACTTCTTCAAAGCTCTCGATCCTTTCCTTATCGACCGTGCCTCCGTAGTATTCCTCAATTGACCTGGCGATCGGGTGGTTGGAATAATATTCGGCCAAAGCCGCCTCCTCCAGAAACTCTTCCCGGCTGAGACCGTCCTTTGGCCTGACCGAAGCGACGCGAAAGACCCCCTTGGTCAGCGTGCCCGTCTTGTCAAAGACCACAGTGTCAACGCTGCTGAGCGCCTCCAGGAAATTCCCTCCTTTTACCAGGATACCGTTCCTGGAAGCGCCTCCAATGCCGCCGAAAAAGCTCAGGGGAATGGAAATCACCAGGGCGCACGGGCAAGAGACGACCAAAAAAACAAGGGCGCGGTACAGCCAATCCGAATAGCCGCCTCCAGCAGCCAAGGGCGGGACAAGGGCCAGAGCGGCGGCGCAGCCTACCACCGCCGGCGTGTAATACCTGGAAAACCTGGTAAAGAATTTCTCCGCCGGCGCCTTTTGGCCGGCGGCGTTTTGAACCAGCTCCAGTATCCGTGCCGCCGTGGATTGGCCGTATTCTCTTGTCACCTCCAGGCTTATCAGGCCGGTGGTGTTAACAAACCC is drawn from Peptococcaceae bacterium and contains these coding sequences:
- a CDS encoding heavy metal translocating P-type ATPase, which encodes MPHIQAGIAGKGPAGSDASSRGSVAGTKEKTEEMESLETAASGREERRTRLARLAAGVFLCLAALLMKPGISVELLLYLLSYLLIGGEVILKALENIRRGRVFDENFLMTTATVGAFAIGEFSEAVAVMLFYQVGESFQEAAVDRSRRSIRELLKIRPDYANLKQGDAVLTVSPNEVRAGEVILVKPGERVPLDGVVLDGSSFVDTSALTGEAVPRGVKPGDEVLAGFVNTTGLISLEVTREYGQSTAARILELVQNAAGQKAPAEKFFTRFSRYYTPAVVGCAAALALVPPLAAGGGYSDWLYRALVFLVVSCPCALVISIPLSFFGGIGGASRNGILVKGGNFLEALSSVDTVVFDKTGTLTKGVFRVASVRPKDGLSREEFLEEAALAEYYSNHPIARSIEEYYGGTVDKERIESFEEVAGGGVKATAGGKTILAGNRRLMENAGIEIRSEEEDGTTVYLAVDGKLWGSVLIVDELKEDSRDAVQGLKSLGVKRVCLLSGDRRDAAAQVARELGLDEACGELLPHEKVERMERLCQTKGKGSLVFVGDGLNDAPVLARADVGVAMGGLGADAAIEAADVVLMTGEPSRLVTAMRIARKTKKIVWQNIFLALGVKGAVLLLSACGFATMWGAVFADTGVALAAVLNALRSLKTA